The sequence below is a genomic window from Acetivibrio clariflavus DSM 19732.
ATGCAAGGTTGTTTGCTTACATGGGAAGGAATGGAGGCTTTTAAGTCCATTAATCTTAAAAAGGAGGCATTTTAATGAATTTCAGACCCATTGCAGGAATTGATGTGGGTAAGTTCTTCAGTGAAATGGCGATTCTTTCTCCTACCAATGAAGTGGTTGCCCGCATGAAGATTCACCATGATTCCAATACCGACGTTGAAAGAGCCGTTGAATTGCTTAATAAAACGGAAAAAGATTTTGCTTCAAGGCCTTTCATAGTCATGGAATCCACCGGGCACTATCACAAAATCCTTTTCCATTCACTTTGTAAAGCTGGATTTGAGGTTTCGGTAACAAACCCCATCCAAACTGATTCTATCAAAAATATTGGAATCAGAAAAGTGAAAAATGATAAAGTGGATGCCCGGAAAATTGCCCTACTCTATAGATTTCAGGAACTTAAGTCAACCAACATCCCCAATGAGGATATTGAGTGCCTAAGGAGCCTATGTCGCCAGTACTACAAACTGAGTGATGAGCTTACCGCCTACAAAAACAGGCTTACCGGTATTGTTGACCAACTCATGCTTAACTTCAAGGATGTCTTCTCCAATATATTTTCAAAGGCTGCTATGGCTGTCCTGGAGGAGTATCCTACTCCTGCCCATATTCTTAAGGCTGACAGGAACAAGCTGATTTCACTGATTCAGAAGAAATCCCGCAAAAGCCTTAAATGGTCAACTGCCAAGTATGAGCTTCTGGTCTCCAAGGCCAGAGATTTTGCACCTCTGAGCATTCATAATGCCTCAAATGTTATTATGCTGGGCGTATATATCTCCATGATCAAAACCTTGGAAGAAAGCCTGGAGAAAGTCCTTAAGTCCATTCGTCTACTGATTGCTGAAGATATGGCGAAGGATATGCCCATGCTGGCATTGACGCTTGAACTTTTGCAGAGCCTGCCAGGTATAGGCCTTCTCTCTGCTGCTACTATTCTTGCGGAGATTGGAGACTTTTCAGCCTTTAAAAAGCCAGGCAAGCTGGTTGCTTATTTCGGCGTTGACCCCTCTGTCATGCAGTCCGGAGAGTTTACCGGCACACGGAACAAGATGTCTAAGAGAGGTTCAAGGCTGCTTCGCAGGGTGCTTTTCACAATTGCTCTTGCTAATATCCGTACCAAGCGGGATAAGACAGCTTGCAACCCTGTGCTGCTGGAGTTCTACCAACAAAAATGCCAGAGTAAGCCTAAGAAAGTAGCTTTGGGAGCTGTTATGCGCAAGCTTGTTTGTATCATCTTTGCTGTCCTAAGGGATAGGAAACCTTACCAGTTACGCAGCCCCCAGGAACACGCTCAAATGCTTGCAGCAAAGCATACAGCAGCTTGATAGTACTGTACTTGATGTTCAGTTTTCAAAGAGCAACTTGCTATTTTAGACCAGCTATTTTATGTCTACCTCACCTAGGTGGTCTTGTTGTCATGCGTTTCATTAACGTCAGGAGCCTAAAAAAATTTCTCAAAATTTTTATTATAAACTCTTGACTTTAATTAGCTGGTCTTTCAATACTGTTTATATCTTCAAAAGCAATACAAACTTAATTTTACAAATGCTATTCTCCGGTTTCCTCATCTCTGGCAAATTTAATACCGTAATCTTTAGCAAGTTTATCGGTTATTTTTGCCGCAAATTCACTGCTCATTTCGGATATTATCTCTGCAGCTATGTCTTTTTTCATATTCTTAAGAGTGTATGATATTAAATCTATTTTTTCACTTCCAAGCTGCTCAAAAATTTTGGCACAGGATGAAGTATCCATTTTTTCATACAGCTGTGCAAATTGTTTTGCTTCTTCACTTTCTTTCTGTTCTTTAACAATTTCCCTATATATTTTTTCAGCTGTTTCACTATTTACTTGGGCAAAATACTCAGCAAATCCTTCTTTGTCACCTTTTGCCACCAGTTCGTCAACTTTCTTTTTGTATTCTTCCATTTTTGCTTTTTCTTTTTCTGCCTCACTCTTCAATTCTTCATATTTTTTTGTCATTGAATCAGCATCTTCTTTATATTTTGATAGTTCTTTGTTTATTTTCTCAATGTCTGACAGTTGTCTTTTAAGTTCTTCATTTTCAGCTTTAAACTGTTTGTATAAACTTAAAAGTTTGTCCCGGCTATAGTTTTCGGCTTCGTCAGGATCTTCGATTTTCGGTAAAGCATGTCTTATGACAGGAACTTTTTTTATGTTCTCTCTATACTTGTCTGCAAAACCATTAACATTATTACGAGTCAAAATATAAAAGACCCCTCCCACCACAACGGTTACAATCACCAATGCAGTAACCAGCACAAGAATAGCATACAATATTGCCTTATTACTTTTCATTTCAGGCTCTACTTTGCTTTCTTGCTTTTTAGGGTCTTTAACATCTTCTTTCAATTTTTTTTGATCCATATTTCGCTTCTCCTGTTATACTTAATTTAACTGTATCTATGATGTCATATAATTTTTACTAATAACTTTAAAACTTATTTGTTTTTAAATAATATTTTTTCCGGCTATCTACTCGTTTATCTCATAGTTAAAACTTGCTATCTCGTCGATGAGCTTCTGTTCCAGCTTTTGCTGTTCCTTATAATACTCTTCAAATTTCTTTTCCTTAAATTTTTCCATCATTTTTCTTTCCTGCATGGCTATGATAAGCCGCTCTCTATACTTATCGACAGATTCTTGTGCAATCTTTATATTATTTTTTTGATTATCCGCTTTTTTGTTTAGCAGTGAAATATACAAACCATACTCTTTTAATCTTCCCACTGCAACACCCGAAGTAGATTGCCTGTTTATTTCGGTAATATACTCGTCTCTCTCCCTTTCAATTTCCATTAGTATTCTTTTCTGCCTTTCCAGTTCCTGTACAGCCTTTCCTAACTCATTCTTCATATTGTTTTCAATCTGCTTCTTTAAGTTAAGAACAGCCTGCAGCTTAAAATTAAACTTTCCCAATCCCTATCACCTCAAAGCTATCCGACAGATTAGCTCCACCAAAATAAATTTATGCCCTAACCTAAATGCAAAATCATCATATGGAAAATCAGTAAATGTCGGCAAAACTCTCAAGCATTCCGATTACTTCATTAAAACTGTATTTTTCATGAGTTCCCTGTTCTATAAACTCAAGTATTTTATCGTTATACTCAATAGCCAGGTCAATTTTTTCATTGCTGCCTTTGACATAGGCACCGATATTAATAAGGTCCTCAGCATCCCTGTATATTGCCATAAGTTTTTTTATCTTGTTGGCAATTTCTTTATGCCTGTCATCTATTATATCGGACATAACCCTGCTTACGCTTGCAAGTACATCTATAGCAGGATATTGATTTCTATTGGCTAGAGCTCTGGAAAGTACAATATGACCGTCAAGTATTCCTCTGGCCGTATCGGTTACCGGTTCGGTCAAATCGTCACCATCTACCAAAACGGTATAAAGCCCGGTAATTGATCCCCTCTCTGAATTACCTGCTCTCTCGAGCAACTTTGGCATTATCGAAAACACCGAAGGCGTATAACCCCTTGACACTGGTGGCTCACCAACAGCCAAACCTATTTCTCTCTGTGCCATGGCAAATCGTGTCAGAGAATCCATTAGCAGCAGCACATCTTTTCCCTGATCTCTGAAATATTCAGCAACAGCTGTAGCCATAAATGCAGCTTTTAGTCTCACAAGAGCCGGTTGATCGGAAGTTGCCACAATGACAACCGACCTGCTCAATCCTTCTTCTTTCAGGTCTTTTTCTATAAACTCACGCACTTCCCTGCCGCGTTCTCCGATGAGTGCGATTACATTTATATCGGCTTTGGTATTTCTGGCTATCATACCTATCAAAGTACTTTTTCCCACACCGCTTCCTGCAAATATGCCTACTCTCTGCCCCTTTCCTATTGTCAGCAGACCGTCTATTGTTTTAATTCCCAAAGGGAGCGGTTCGGAAATTCGATTTCTCATTAATGGATGAGGTGGATCGTTGTTTACAGGATAAAAACCTTCAGTTTCTATTTCTCCTTTTTCATCTATGGGATTCCCCAGACCGTCAATAATTCTTCCGATTAATTTTTCACCCACAGCCGCACTTAAATATTCTCCTGTAGCTACTACACTGCTTCCCGGCCCGATTCCTGCCATATCACCCAACGGCATCAGAATAACTTTATTTTCCCTGAATCCGACAACTTCGGCTTTAATTTCATATTTATCTCTTAACGATTGAATCAAACAAATTTCACCCATATTAACTTCCGGGCCGTTGGATTCGATTGTAAGACCTATAATTTTCGATACCTTCCCTTTGTATTCAATAAAGTCGGATTTTGCAAGAATTTCTTTATACCTTTTAAAATTTATGCCTGTCATATTACACCCCATTAATCCTTATGTTTACTAAAATCTTTACATCCGTTTTCATTTGGGTTTGTAATTGGCTTTATTTATACTATACAAAAAATGTGGCTCAGGCCACAGTTTAATGTCGGATAAAAATACCTCACACTTTTTTTATGCTTTGTTTAGATAATTCTGTTTTTCCAAACTAATTTTTGCTGTTGATTGCAAATTTCATGAAGGCATCTTCAATTTTCGCCAGCTTTGTTTCCACTCCGGCATCTATGCTTCCATAGGGAGTTTCTACAAGGCAATCTCCTATTTTCAATGCCGGATCTCTCTTTATATCGAGATTTCCAACACCTTCAACCATGGAAAGAAGTTTTTCCTTATTATCTACAACAAAGTCATAATCCTGAGCAGAAACTTTTAACACAATATTCTCTCTATTTGAAGATTTTCCCAAAGCTTCTCTTACCAAATGAAGAAGATGCTCTTTATTTACTGAAATTTCCTCGCCAATTACTTTTCGTGCAATATCCATAACCAACTCCATAGCATCTGCTTCTATTTCGGACATAATTCTGTTGTATTCCATATTTGCCTCTTCTTTAATGCGCTCTGCTTCAAAAATCAAGTCCTCATACATTTTTTTTGCTTCTTCATAGCCTTGTTCATAACCTTGTTCAAATCCCTTTTGCCTTGCTTCCTCTTCTATTGCTTTTATTCTCTCACTAACTTGTTTTTCAGCTGCTTCAATTATTTTCTGTGCCTTAATTTCCGCAGCTTTAATTATTTTTTCCGATTCGATGTTTGCTCCTTGTATAAGCTCATCCAAATCTTTGCTATTTCCCTTTTCCAGTTTCAAAGCTTTTTTTTCATAAACATCGCTTTCACTTTTTGCATCCAATTTATAAGCCATCTTTATAGCTGGAAAACTGGTAGGAATCTTTATTTGA
It includes:
- a CDS encoding FliH/SctL family protein; this encodes MYSKIFKSNEISLGEPVQIKIPTSFPAIKMAYKLDAKSESDVYEKKALKLEKGNSKDLDELIQGANIESEKIIKAAEIKAQKIIEAAEKQVSERIKAIEEEARQKGFEQGYEQGYEEAKKMYEDLIFEAERIKEEANMEYNRIMSEIEADAMELVMDIARKVIGEEISVNKEHLLHLVREALGKSSNRENIVLKVSAQDYDFVVDNKEKLLSMVEGVGNLDIKRDPALKIGDCLVETPYGSIDAGVETKLAKIEDAFMKFAINSKN
- the fliJ gene encoding flagellar export protein FliJ, which codes for MGKFNFKLQAVLNLKKQIENNMKNELGKAVQELERQKRILMEIERERDEYITEINRQSTSGVAVGRLKEYGLYISLLNKKADNQKNNIKIAQESVDKYRERLIIAMQERKMMEKFKEKKFEEYYKEQQKLEQKLIDEIASFNYEINE
- a CDS encoding DUF615 domain-containing protein, with product MDQKKLKEDVKDPKKQESKVEPEMKSNKAILYAILVLVTALVIVTVVVGGVFYILTRNNVNGFADKYRENIKKVPVIRHALPKIEDPDEAENYSRDKLLSLYKQFKAENEELKRQLSDIEKINKELSKYKEDADSMTKKYEELKSEAEKEKAKMEEYKKKVDELVAKGDKEGFAEYFAQVNSETAEKIYREIVKEQKESEEAKQFAQLYEKMDTSSCAKIFEQLGSEKIDLISYTLKNMKKDIAAEIISEMSSEFAAKITDKLAKDYGIKFARDEETGE
- the fliI gene encoding flagellar protein export ATPase FliI produces the protein MTGINFKRYKEILAKSDFIEYKGKVSKIIGLTIESNGPEVNMGEICLIQSLRDKYEIKAEVVGFRENKVILMPLGDMAGIGPGSSVVATGEYLSAAVGEKLIGRIIDGLGNPIDEKGEIETEGFYPVNNDPPHPLMRNRISEPLPLGIKTIDGLLTIGKGQRVGIFAGSGVGKSTLIGMIARNTKADINVIALIGERGREVREFIEKDLKEEGLSRSVVIVATSDQPALVRLKAAFMATAVAEYFRDQGKDVLLLMDSLTRFAMAQREIGLAVGEPPVSRGYTPSVFSIMPKLLERAGNSERGSITGLYTVLVDGDDLTEPVTDTARGILDGHIVLSRALANRNQYPAIDVLASVSRVMSDIIDDRHKEIANKIKKLMAIYRDAEDLINIGAYVKGSNEKIDLAIEYNDKILEFIEQGTHEKYSFNEVIGMLESFADIY
- a CDS encoding IS110 family transposase, giving the protein MNFRPIAGIDVGKFFSEMAILSPTNEVVARMKIHHDSNTDVERAVELLNKTEKDFASRPFIVMESTGHYHKILFHSLCKAGFEVSVTNPIQTDSIKNIGIRKVKNDKVDARKIALLYRFQELKSTNIPNEDIECLRSLCRQYYKLSDELTAYKNRLTGIVDQLMLNFKDVFSNIFSKAAMAVLEEYPTPAHILKADRNKLISLIQKKSRKSLKWSTAKYELLVSKARDFAPLSIHNASNVIMLGVYISMIKTLEESLEKVLKSIRLLIAEDMAKDMPMLALTLELLQSLPGIGLLSAATILAEIGDFSAFKKPGKLVAYFGVDPSVMQSGEFTGTRNKMSKRGSRLLRRVLFTIALANIRTKRDKTACNPVLLEFYQQKCQSKPKKVALGAVMRKLVCIIFAVLRDRKPYQLRSPQEHAQMLAAKHTAA